From Callithrix jacchus isolate 240 chromosome 3, calJac240_pri, whole genome shotgun sequence, a single genomic window includes:
- the RHOH gene encoding rho-related GTP-binding protein RhoH gives MLSSIKCVLVGDSAVGKTSLLVRFTSETFPEAYKPTVYENTGVDVFMDGIQISLGLWDTAGNDAFRSIRPLSYQQADVVLMCYSVANHNSFLNLKNKWIGEIRSNLPCTPVLVVATQTDQREMGPHRASCINAIDGKRLAQDVRAKGYLECSALSNRGVQQVFECAVRTAVNQARRRNRRKLFSINECKIF, from the coding sequence ATGCTGAGTTCCATCAAGTGTGTGTTGGTGGGCGACTCTGCTGTGGGGAAAACCTCTCTGTTGGTGCGCTTCACCTCCGAGACCTTCCCAGAGGCCTACAAACCCACAGTGTACGAGAACACGGGGGTGGACGTCTTCATGGATGGcatccagatcagcctgggcctcTGGGACACAGCGGGCAATGATGCCTTCAGAAGCATCCGGCCCCTGTCCTACCAGCAGGCGGACGTGGTGCTGATGTGCTACTCTGTGGCCAACCATAACTCGTTCCTGAACTTGAAGAACAAGTGGATTGGAGAAATCAGGAGCAACTTGCCCTGTACCCCTGTGCTGGTGGTGGCCACCCAGACTGACCAGCGGGAGATGGGGCCCCACAGGGCCTCCTGCATCAATGCCATAGACGGGAAGAGACTGGCCCAGGACGTCAGAGCCAAGGGCTACCTGGAGTGCTCAGCCCTTAGCAACCGGGGGGTGCAGCAGGTGTTTGAGTGTGCTGTCCGAACTGCCGTCAATCAGGCCAGAAGACGAAACAGAAGGAAACTCTTCTCCATCAATGAGTGCAAGATCTTCTAA